Proteins found in one Triticum aestivum cultivar Chinese Spring chromosome 4D, IWGSC CS RefSeq v2.1, whole genome shotgun sequence genomic segment:
- the LOC123097883 gene encoding UDP-glucuronic acid decarboxylase 6, translating into MAQKDAANGNGATTRPPPTPSPIRFSKFFQANMRILVTGGAGFIGSHLVDKLMENEKNEVIVADNFFTGSKDNLKKWIGHPRFELIRHDVTEPLLVEVDQIYHLACPASPIFYKHNPVKTIKTNVIGTLNMLGLAKRVGARILLTSTSEVYGDPLEHPQTEAYWGNVNPIGVRSCYDEGKRVAETLMFDYHRQHGIEIRIARIFNTYGPRMNIDDGRVVSNFIAQAIRGEALTVQKPGTQTRSFCYVADMVNGLMKLMNGDNTGPINIGNPGEFTMLELAENVKELINPEVTVTMTENTPDDPRQRKPDITKAKEVLDWEPKVVLRDGLVLMEDDFRERLAVPKKTKA; encoded by the exons ATGGCGCAGAAGGACGCCGCCAATGGCAACGGCGCCACCACGCGCCCGCCGCCCACTCCCTCCCCCATCCGCTTCTCCAAGTTCTTCCAG GCCAACATGCGGATCCTGGTGACCGGCGGAGCTGGCTTCATCGGCTCGCACCTCGTCGACAAGCTCATGGAGAACGAGAAGAACGAG GTCATTGTTGCTGACAACTTTTTCACTGGGTCAAAAGACAACCTGAAGAAGTGGATCGGACACCCAAGATTTGAACTCATCCGTCACG ATGTCACCGAACCACTGCTCGTGGAGGTTGACCAAATCTACCACCTTGCTTGCCCTGCCTCACCAATCTTCTACAAGCACAACCCTGTCAAG ACCATCAAGACGAATGTCATTGGAACCTTGAACATGCTTGGACTTGCAAAGAGAGTTGGAGCTAG AATATTGTTGACTTCGACCTCTGAAGTTTATGGTGATCCCCTTGAGCATCCTCAGACGGAGGCGTACTGGGGCAATGTTAACCCAATTG GAGTCAGGAGCTGCTACGATGAGGGTAAGCGTGTAGCTGAGACACTGATGTTCGACTACCACAGGCAGCACGGCATTG AGATCCGTATTGCCAGGATTTTCAACACCTATGGACCTAGGATGAACATTGATGATGGCCGTGTTGTTAGTAACTTCATTGCTCAGGCCATTCG TGGTGAAGCACTGACTGTCCAGAAGCCTGGAACACAGACTAGGAGCTTCTGCTACGTCGCTGATATG GTCAATGGTCTTATGAAGCTGATGAATGGAGACAACACCGGACCCATTAACATTGGGAACCCAG GTGAATTCACCATGCTGGAACTTGCCGAGAATGTAAAGGAG TTGATCAACCCAGAAGTGACAGTGACGATGACTGAGAACACTCCTGATGACCCTCGCCAGAGGAAGCCTGACATCACCAAGGCCAAGGAGGTTCTCGACTGGGAGCCCAAGGTCGTCCTGCGCGACGGCTTGGTGCTCATGGAGGACGATTTCAGGGAGCGCTTGGCAGTGCCCAAGAAGACCAAGGCCTAA